In Halosegnis marinus, one genomic interval encodes:
- a CDS encoding RDD family protein yields the protein MSDDDSDRVVPDRDTTDVVGARIAAQVVDTVALFVQLVAVTVLLGALVRPSTETGVEGLAFLALFTLPLYGGLLEGFWNGQTLGKRLLGIRVVDRRGRDPGVGAAFLRNVPAVVLFSWVTTAVALAAIATGDRRQRVFDGVAGTHVVDATGGRGGARR from the coding sequence ATGTCCGACGACGACAGCGACCGCGTCGTCCCCGACCGGGACACGACCGACGTTGTCGGCGCGCGCATCGCCGCACAGGTCGTGGACACCGTCGCCCTGTTCGTCCAGCTGGTCGCCGTCACCGTCCTCCTCGGGGCGCTCGTGCGCCCGAGCACCGAGACGGGCGTCGAGGGGCTCGCCTTCCTCGCGCTGTTCACGCTCCCGCTGTACGGCGGTCTGCTCGAAGGGTTCTGGAACGGGCAGACGCTCGGGAAGCGGCTGCTCGGTATCCGGGTCGTCGACCGGCGGGGCCGCGACCCGGGCGTCGGCGCGGCGTTCCTGCGGAACGTCCCGGCCGTCGTGCTGTTCAGTTGGGTGACGACCGCCGTCGCCCTGGCGGCTATCGCGACGGGCGACCGCAGACAGCGCGTCTTCGACGGCGTCGCGGGGACGCACGTCGTGGACGCGACCGGGGGGCGCGGCGGGGCGCGGCGCTGA
- the aspS gene encoding aspartate--tRNA(Asn) ligase — protein sequence MEDRTYTADAEPGTTATVAGWVHEIRDLGGIAFLIVRDKSGRIQVKLEKDEMDEELVETGLEASRESVVRVVGDVKEEPRAPTGVEVVPTEIEVVAEAETQLPLDPSGKVDAELPTRLDNRTLDLRREEAKAVFEIRAEVLRAVREAFRDFAATEINTPKIVATGTEGGTELFPITYFGEEAFMNQSPQLFKQLMVGSGLERVFEIGPIFRAEEHNTPRHLNEATSIDFESAFFDHTEAMDVCEAVVKAAYEAVAENCERELEALGLEEEFEVPDGEFPRLTYEEAIERINATGELDEQLVWGDDLPTEGEHALGQDVGEHYFITDWPSEIKPFYIKDHDDDETLSTGFDMMHPRMELVSGGQREHRYDRLIEGFEQQGLPAHEFEYYTKMFKYGMPPHAGWGLGGERLVMTMLGLGNIREAVLFPRDRQRLSP from the coding sequence ATGGAAGACCGTACGTACACGGCCGACGCGGAGCCGGGCACGACCGCCACGGTGGCGGGCTGGGTCCACGAGATCCGCGACCTCGGGGGCATCGCCTTCCTCATCGTCCGCGACAAGTCCGGGCGCATCCAGGTGAAACTGGAGAAGGACGAGATGGACGAGGAGCTCGTCGAGACCGGCCTGGAGGCCAGCCGCGAGTCCGTCGTCCGCGTCGTCGGCGACGTGAAGGAGGAGCCGCGCGCGCCGACCGGCGTCGAGGTCGTCCCGACCGAGATAGAGGTGGTCGCCGAGGCCGAGACGCAACTGCCGCTCGACCCCTCCGGGAAGGTGGACGCCGAACTCCCCACCCGGCTCGACAACCGCACGCTCGACCTCCGCCGCGAGGAGGCGAAGGCCGTCTTCGAGATCCGCGCCGAGGTGCTGCGCGCCGTCCGCGAGGCGTTCCGCGACTTCGCCGCGACCGAGATCAACACGCCGAAGATCGTCGCCACGGGCACCGAGGGCGGCACGGAGCTGTTCCCCATCACCTACTTCGGCGAGGAGGCGTTCATGAACCAGAGCCCGCAGCTGTTCAAGCAGCTGATGGTCGGCTCCGGCCTCGAACGCGTCTTCGAGATCGGCCCCATCTTCCGCGCCGAGGAGCACAACACGCCGCGCCACCTCAACGAGGCGACCTCCATCGACTTCGAGTCGGCCTTCTTCGACCACACGGAGGCGATGGACGTCTGCGAGGCCGTCGTGAAGGCCGCCTACGAGGCCGTCGCGGAGAACTGCGAGCGCGAACTCGAAGCGCTCGGGCTCGAAGAGGAGTTCGAGGTCCCCGACGGCGAGTTCCCGCGGCTCACCTACGAGGAGGCCATCGAGCGCATCAACGCCACCGGCGAGCTAGACGAACAGCTCGTGTGGGGCGACGACCTGCCGACCGAGGGCGAGCACGCGCTCGGGCAGGACGTGGGCGAGCACTACTTCATCACGGACTGGCCCTCCGAGATCAAGCCGTTCTACATCAAGGACCACGACGACGACGAGACGCTCTCCACCGGGTTCGACATGATGCACCCGCGCATGGAGCTCGTCTCGGGCGGCCAGCGCGAACACCGCTACGACCGCCTCATCGAGGGGTTCGAACAGCAGGGCCTCCCGGCCCACGAGTTCGAGTACTACACGAAGATGTTCAAGTACGGGATGCCCCCGCACGCCGGCTGGGGCCTCGGCGGCGAACGGCTCGTGATGACGATGCTCGGCCTGGGGAACATCCGGGAGGCCGTCCTCTTCCCGCGGGATCGTCAGCGTCTGAGCCCGTAG
- a CDS encoding phosphoglycerol geranylgeranyltransferase: MTAPWDDWDHIVKLDPDKSLYGDETFDDVCATGTDAVEIGGTLGMTEEKMTRFVEPCIEACADHGIPCYIEPSHADVVVHDEALDGFLVPVVLNAGDTFWLTGAHQHWVREDRDIDWARTHTEAYIVMNPDSSVAEYTEADCDLDAADVAAYAEVAERMFGQEIVYVEYSGTFGDSEVVAAASEALDEATLFYGGGVGDYDAAYEMGRHADTVVVGDLIHDAGSDAVRETVEGARDGTRERVSARASE; the protein is encoded by the coding sequence ATGACCGCGCCGTGGGACGACTGGGACCACATCGTGAAGCTCGACCCCGACAAGTCGCTGTACGGGGACGAGACGTTCGACGATGTCTGCGCGACCGGGACGGACGCCGTCGAGATCGGCGGCACGCTCGGGATGACCGAGGAGAAGATGACCCGTTTCGTCGAGCCGTGCATCGAGGCGTGTGCGGACCACGGCATCCCCTGCTACATCGAACCCTCCCACGCGGACGTGGTGGTCCACGACGAGGCCCTCGACGGCTTCCTCGTCCCCGTGGTGCTCAACGCCGGGGACACGTTCTGGCTCACCGGCGCGCACCAGCACTGGGTGCGCGAGGACCGCGACATCGACTGGGCGCGCACGCACACGGAGGCGTACATCGTGATGAACCCCGACTCCTCCGTCGCGGAGTACACCGAGGCCGACTGCGACCTCGACGCGGCCGACGTGGCCGCCTACGCCGAGGTCGCCGAGCGGATGTTCGGCCAGGAGATCGTGTACGTCGAGTACTCCGGCACCTTCGGCGACAGCGAGGTCGTCGCGGCCGCGAGCGAGGCGCTCGACGAGGCGACGCTGTTCTACGGCGGCGGCGTCGGCGACTACGACGCGGCCTACGAGATGGGCCGCCACGCCGACACCGTCGTCGTCGGCGACCTCATCCACGACGCGGGCAGCGACGCGGTGCGCGAGACGGTCGAGGGAGCGAGGGACGGGACGCGCGAGCGCGTCAGCGCGAGGGCGTCCGAGTGA
- a CDS encoding pantoate kinase, translating into MEATAFVPGHVTGFFSAHPHEDPNRAGSRGGGVALSHGVETTVREGSGLTLDGEAIAVGPVERVLDALGVEARVACETPLPLGSGFGVSGAMALGTALAANAAFGLARSENDLTALAHRAEVESGTGLGDVVAQARGGVPLRLEPGAPGHGAMDGVPGRSRVEYLALGELSTEDVLAGDTDALSAAGERALATVRETPTLPAFMDASRAFADGAGLLTDDLRDVLDAVAEAGGTASMAMLGETAFCLGTGLSDAGYDPAVCRIHPPGAGLSD; encoded by the coding sequence ATGGAAGCGACGGCGTTCGTCCCCGGCCACGTCACGGGGTTCTTCTCCGCGCACCCGCACGAGGACCCGAACCGGGCCGGCTCCCGGGGCGGCGGCGTCGCCCTCTCGCACGGCGTCGAGACGACGGTCCGCGAGGGCTCCGGCCTGACGCTCGACGGCGAGGCTATCGCCGTCGGCCCCGTCGAGCGCGTCCTCGACGCGCTGGGCGTCGAGGCGCGCGTCGCCTGCGAGACGCCCCTGCCGCTCGGCTCCGGGTTCGGCGTGAGCGGCGCGATGGCGCTCGGGACGGCGCTCGCCGCGAACGCCGCGTTCGGGTTGGCGCGCTCGGAGAACGACCTGACGGCGCTGGCCCACCGCGCCGAGGTCGAATCGGGGACGGGCCTCGGCGACGTGGTCGCGCAGGCCCGCGGCGGCGTCCCCCTCCGCTTGGAACCGGGCGCCCCGGGCCACGGCGCGATGGACGGCGTCCCGGGCCGCTCGCGCGTCGAGTACCTCGCGCTCGGCGAACTCTCCACCGAGGACGTGCTCGCGGGCGACACCGACGCGCTCTCCGCCGCCGGGGAACGCGCGCTCGCGACCGTCCGCGAGACGCCCACGCTCCCGGCGTTCATGGACGCCTCGCGGGCCTTCGCCGACGGCGCGGGCCTGCTCACCGACGACCTGCGCGACGTGCTCGACGCCGTCGCGGAGGCGGGCGGCACGGCCTCGATGGCGATGCTCGGCGAGACGGCCTTCTGTCTCGGGACGGGCCTCTCCGACGCGGGGTACGACCCCGCCGTCTGCCGCATCCACCCGCCGGGCGCGGGCCTGTCCGACTGA
- a CDS encoding 4-phosphopantoate--beta-alanine ligase, which produces MSDEPSIPVSPDHEAEIPESHPRYESLLTRHRIEHGVDIGITSRQGLIAQGRGEAYDYLLGERTLDSADAAARAAAAHFLLADHPVVSVNGNVAALVPGEVVELAEATGADIEVNLFNRTDERMERIAAHLREHGATEVKGLTADGRIPGLDHARAKVDADGIGSADVVLVPLEDGDRAEALAAMGKTEIVVDLNPLSRSARAAAVPVVDNIIRAVPNITRHARELADAAPAELRDIVDAFDAEAALADAERAIREGGEAE; this is translated from the coding sequence ATGAGCGACGAGCCGTCGATACCCGTCTCGCCCGACCACGAGGCGGAGATACCGGAGTCGCACCCCCGCTACGAGTCGCTGCTGACGCGCCACCGCATCGAACACGGCGTGGACATCGGCATCACCTCCCGGCAGGGCCTCATCGCGCAGGGCCGGGGCGAGGCGTACGACTACCTGCTCGGCGAGCGCACGCTCGACAGCGCCGACGCGGCGGCCCGCGCCGCCGCCGCCCACTTCCTGCTCGCGGACCACCCCGTCGTCTCCGTCAACGGGAACGTCGCGGCGCTGGTACCGGGCGAGGTGGTCGAACTCGCCGAGGCCACGGGCGCGGACATCGAGGTGAACCTGTTCAACCGCACCGACGAGCGGATGGAGCGCATCGCCGCCCACCTCCGCGAGCACGGCGCGACCGAGGTGAAGGGACTCACTGCCGACGGACGGATTCCCGGCCTCGACCACGCCCGCGCGAAGGTGGACGCCGACGGCATCGGGAGCGCCGACGTCGTTCTCGTGCCGCTGGAGGACGGCGACCGCGCCGAGGCGCTCGCCGCGATGGGGAAGACCGAGATAGTCGTCGACCTCAACCCGCTCTCGCGGTCGGCCCGCGCCGCCGCGGTCCCTGTCGTGGACAACATCATCCGCGCGGTGCCGAACATCACCCGCCACGCCCGCGAGCTGGCCGACGCCGCGCCCGCGGAACTGCGCGATATCGTGGACGCGTTCGACGCCGAGGCCGCGCTCGCCGACGCCGAGCGCGCCATCCGCGAGGGCGGCGAGGCGGAGTAG
- a CDS encoding GMP synthase subunit A, whose translation MTRIVVVDNHGQFTHLEHRTLRDLGVDVETVDNDTPLAETEADGYVLSGGPDMDRVGRAAEYLEADVPVLGICLGHQLMALELGGRVESGEYGGYADVTVRIDSEDDPLVGSLAPETRVWASHADEVVEVPPGFERTATSDVCDIEAMSDVENDRYGVQWHPEVAHTERGEELFENFVARCDRVAAEAP comes from the coding sequence ATGACTCGCATCGTCGTGGTCGACAACCACGGCCAGTTCACCCACCTCGAACACCGGACGCTGCGCGACCTCGGCGTCGACGTCGAGACGGTCGACAACGACACGCCGCTCGCGGAGACCGAGGCGGACGGCTACGTCCTCTCGGGCGGGCCGGACATGGACCGCGTCGGGCGCGCGGCGGAGTACCTGGAGGCGGATGTACCCGTGCTGGGCATCTGTCTCGGCCACCAGCTGATGGCGCTGGAACTCGGCGGGCGCGTCGAGTCCGGCGAGTACGGCGGCTACGCCGACGTGACCGTCCGCATCGACTCGGAGGACGACCCGCTCGTCGGCTCGCTCGCGCCGGAGACGCGCGTCTGGGCGAGCCACGCCGACGAGGTGGTCGAGGTTCCCCCCGGCTTCGAGCGCACCGCGACGAGCGACGTGTGCGACATCGAGGCGATGAGCGACGTCGAGAACGACCGCTACGGCGTCCAGTGGCACCCGGAGGTCGCCCACACCGAGCGCGGCGAGGAGCTGTTCGAGAACTTCGTGGCGCGGTGCGACCGCGTCGCGGCCGAGGCGCCGTAG
- a CDS encoding pyridoxal phosphate-dependent aminotransferase, with amino-acid sequence MRPTDRVRACDRSSIRVLFDLAEEVGGDLVRLEVGEPDFDTPAHVTEAAFAAAERGETGYTSNAGLPPLRAAVADTLAREYDHAYGADDVLVTTGGMEALHLAALCVLSPGDELLIPTPGWPNYWTQARLADAVPVEVPMPYPYDLDPDRLVARMGPDTGAVLLCSPSNPTGRVFDDDAVRAVVAAAREHDAYVVADEVYASLTYDRDPTGVAALVGDSEHVLTVGSCSKSYAMTGWRVGWLAAESDVVDEATKIRESTTACTPTLAQHAALAALEGPQEPVREMKAAFAERRDYVADRLDAMDGVAAPRPQGAFYAFLDPEGYTDSMALAKRLVREAGVVLAPGSGFGEAGAGKLRLSFANSMERLEEGLDRLEDAL; translated from the coding sequence ATGCGACCCACCGACCGCGTCCGCGCGTGCGACCGCTCCTCCATCCGCGTCCTCTTCGACCTCGCCGAGGAGGTCGGCGGCGACCTCGTCCGGCTCGAGGTCGGCGAACCGGACTTCGACACGCCGGCCCACGTCACGGAGGCCGCCTTCGCCGCCGCCGAGCGCGGGGAAACGGGCTACACCTCGAACGCCGGCCTCCCCCCGCTCAGGGCGGCCGTCGCCGACACCCTCGCCCGCGAGTACGACCACGCGTACGGGGCCGACGACGTGCTCGTCACCACCGGGGGGATGGAGGCGCTCCACCTCGCCGCACTGTGTGTCCTCTCGCCCGGCGACGAACTGCTGATTCCGACGCCCGGGTGGCCGAACTACTGGACGCAGGCGCGGCTGGCCGACGCCGTCCCGGTCGAGGTGCCGATGCCGTACCCCTACGACCTCGACCCCGACCGCCTCGTCGCGCGGATGGGGCCGGACACCGGGGCGGTGCTGCTCTGCTCGCCGTCGAACCCAACGGGCCGCGTCTTCGACGACGACGCGGTCCGGGCCGTCGTGGCGGCCGCCCGCGAGCACGACGCCTACGTCGTCGCCGACGAGGTGTACGCCTCGCTCACCTACGACCGCGACCCGACCGGCGTCGCCGCGCTCGTCGGCGACTCCGAGCACGTCCTCACCGTCGGCTCCTGCTCGAAGTCGTACGCGATGACCGGGTGGCGCGTCGGCTGGCTCGCCGCCGAGTCCGACGTCGTCGACGAGGCGACCAAGATACGCGAGTCCACCACGGCCTGCACGCCGACGCTCGCCCAGCACGCCGCGCTGGCGGCGCTGGAGGGGCCACAGGAGCCGGTCCGGGAGATGAAGGCCGCCTTCGCCGAGCGCCGCGACTACGTCGCCGACCGCCTCGACGCGATGGACGGGGTCGCGGCCCCGCGGCCGCAGGGCGCGTTCTACGCCTTCCTCGACCCCGAGGGGTACACGGACAGCATGGCGCTGGCGAAGCGACTCGTCCGCGAGGCGGGCGTCGTCCTCGCGCCCGGGTCCGGGTTCGGCGAGGCCGGCGCGGGGAAGCTCCGGCTCTCCTTCGCCAACTCGATGGAACGGCTGGAGGAGGGACTCGACCGGCTGGAGGACGCGCTCTAG
- a CDS encoding DUF7097 family protein, with protein MPEKTPQGTSVGVDDPYAFVERCDHLTGEGRCRYAADHARHDPEFAAERRRDDLRCPAADPHGEWSWADCPHFRARNRDRECVRCGLEEHRRAHDDERPLLEEHHLEYRDDDRKELSSEITVYLCRWCHAKVHKSWARVDDDAAPDPEAIAAREGRRSEELSEAAFSTAAERYGDGNDGPGTDGE; from the coding sequence GTGCCGGAGAAGACGCCGCAGGGCACCTCCGTGGGCGTGGACGACCCGTACGCGTTCGTCGAGCGGTGCGACCACCTGACGGGCGAGGGCCGGTGTCGCTACGCCGCGGACCACGCCCGCCACGACCCCGAGTTCGCCGCCGAGCGCAGACGCGACGACCTCCGGTGTCCGGCCGCGGACCCGCACGGCGAGTGGTCGTGGGCCGACTGCCCCCACTTCCGGGCGCGCAACCGCGACCGCGAGTGCGTCCGCTGTGGACTCGAAGAGCACCGCCGCGCCCACGACGACGAGCGCCCGCTCCTGGAGGAACACCACCTCGAATACCGCGACGACGACCGCAAGGAGTTGAGCAGCGAGATAACGGTGTACCTCTGCCGGTGGTGCCACGCGAAGGTCCACAAATCGTGGGCACGGGTGGACGACGACGCCGCGCCGGACCCCGAGGCCATCGCGGCGCGGGAGGGCCGCCGGAGCGAGGAACTCTCGGAGGCGGCGTTCTCGACGGCGGCAGAGCGGTACGGCGACGGGAACGACGGCCCGGGAACGGACGGCGAATAG
- a CDS encoding helix-turn-helix domain-containing protein, which translates to MSVILEYAFRSDGLVLAPALDATDVRLDLEGVTASRPTHPQLFGWVKGDLDAFDAAVAEDPTVDEVTVLSDHGDRRLYRFRTTDDVETVLYPLWVDLGGEALEAHYEGEWWRSQVRFPDRSAVSAYRDTLLDNGVEFRLEGLYDEEPSGPGVGLTPEQRETLKLAYRRGYFEVPRGTTAADLAAELGVSTQAVSERLRRGYASLVSEQVAFDEGL; encoded by the coding sequence ATGAGCGTCATCCTGGAGTACGCGTTCCGCTCGGACGGGCTCGTGCTCGCGCCGGCGCTCGACGCGACCGACGTGCGGCTCGACCTCGAAGGCGTCACCGCGTCGCGGCCCACCCATCCGCAGCTGTTCGGGTGGGTGAAGGGCGACCTCGACGCGTTCGACGCGGCCGTCGCCGAGGACCCCACCGTCGACGAGGTGACGGTGTTGAGCGACCACGGCGACCGGCGGCTCTACCGGTTCCGCACGACCGACGACGTCGAGACGGTGCTGTACCCGCTGTGGGTCGACCTCGGGGGCGAGGCGCTGGAGGCCCACTACGAGGGCGAGTGGTGGCGCTCGCAGGTGCGCTTTCCCGACCGGTCGGCGGTGTCGGCGTACCGCGACACCCTGCTCGACAACGGCGTGGAGTTCCGGCTCGAAGGGCTCTACGACGAGGAGCCGTCCGGGCCGGGGGTGGGTCTCACCCCGGAACAGCGCGAGACGCTGAAGCTCGCGTACCGGCGCGGCTACTTCGAGGTCCCCCGCGGGACGACGGCGGCCGACCTCGCCGCGGAGCTGGGCGTCTCGACGCAGGCGGTGAGCGAGCGGCTCCGCCGGGGGTACGCGAGCCTCGTCTCCGAGCAGGTCGCGTTCGACGAGGGGCTTTGA
- a CDS encoding ArsR/SmtB family transcription factor: protein MPKGWEAETVFDLFGEPTARDVLARASEKPTDADTLADALGVSRPTVYRHVEELVEYGMLAEREHIDDEGNRYRTYAATLESVTFTLADGRIDVDVERAPDA, encoded by the coding sequence ATGCCGAAGGGGTGGGAGGCGGAGACGGTGTTCGACCTGTTCGGGGAGCCGACGGCCCGGGACGTCCTCGCGCGCGCCAGCGAGAAGCCGACGGACGCCGACACGCTCGCCGACGCGCTGGGCGTGTCGCGGCCGACGGTGTACCGCCACGTCGAGGAACTGGTCGAGTACGGAATGCTCGCGGAGCGCGAACACATCGACGACGAGGGCAACCGCTACCGGACGTACGCCGCGACCCTCGAATCGGTGACGTTCACGCTCGCCGACGGCCGGATAGACGTGGACGTCGAGCGCGCGCCCGACGCGTAG
- a CDS encoding 3-oxoacyl-ACP reductase family protein — translation MPSAVVTGSSRGIGRAVALRFARDGYDVAVNYHTSEAAAEAVAERARDHGVDAVAVGADVSDPDEAARLVDTAAERFDGLDHLVNNAGIDQHVFTEDLTPADFDRVTDTNVNSPFACTKAALPHLRDSAAAAEGTDRAGPSVTNVSSILAYTGAPVECHYAASKGALLSLTKSHAGDFAPGIRVNAVAPGHVETDMTADRSPEEKREELAAIPRGRYGRPEDIAEAVAYLRDAGFVTGETLNVNGGELMR, via the coding sequence ATGCCGAGCGCAGTCGTCACCGGTTCCTCGCGCGGTATCGGTCGCGCCGTCGCCCTGCGGTTCGCCCGCGACGGCTACGACGTGGCGGTGAACTACCACACGAGCGAGGCGGCCGCGGAAGCGGTCGCCGAGCGCGCCCGCGACCACGGCGTCGACGCCGTCGCCGTCGGCGCGGACGTGTCGGACCCCGACGAGGCGGCGCGGCTCGTCGACACGGCGGCCGAGCGGTTCGACGGCCTCGACCACCTCGTCAACAATGCCGGTATCGACCAGCACGTCTTCACCGAGGACCTCACGCCGGCCGACTTCGACCGCGTGACGGACACGAACGTCAACTCCCCGTTCGCCTGCACGAAGGCCGCGCTCCCGCACCTCCGGGACTCGGCCGCGGCGGCGGAGGGAACCGACCGCGCCGGCCCGTCGGTCACGAACGTCTCCTCCATCCTCGCGTACACCGGCGCGCCCGTCGAGTGCCACTACGCGGCCTCGAAGGGGGCGCTGCTGTCGCTGACGAAGAGCCACGCGGGCGACTTCGCGCCCGGGATACGCGTCAACGCCGTCGCGCCCGGCCACGTCGAGACGGACATGACCGCGGACCGCTCGCCCGAGGAGAAGCGCGAGGAGCTGGCCGCCATCCCCCGCGGCCGGTACGGTCGCCCCGAGGACATCGCGGAGGCCGTCGCGTACCTGCGCGACGCCGGCTTCGTCACCGGGGAGACGCTCAACGTGAACGGCGGGGAACTGATGCGCTAG
- a CDS encoding MFS transporter: protein MREAPLTEVVGRYYAYMAASTLGFLTPVWVLLLETRGFSFTEIALLDSVFFAALVVSEIPTGYLGDRLGRRNALVLGTLGVAGAAAAFGLAESFVGFLGVYLAWAVATTLRTGNDSAWLYDALDAHGRAASFAAVRGRGLAAFLGVGAVASVAGGYLFTLDPRYPFFATAAVNTVAAGVLLTFPEFDGRDGTRFTVGDAATAVRRLSRPGLRGFVLYLAAFWAVGWSADLFVQPVTTRAGLDAVGLGLLYAGFTAVSAVAVNYADRIASAAGLGRLLGVSPFLLGGVFVAVALAPALAVPAFLTARLLLNVTAPVAEGYLNDRTPSLGRATALSAFSMAVSLATIPVKLVAGPLADRSLFLALGALGAGLLVVAAVLFAWERPVADPPAR, encoded by the coding sequence GTGCGCGAGGCCCCGCTCACGGAGGTCGTCGGCCGCTACTACGCCTACATGGCGGCCTCGACACTCGGCTTCCTGACGCCCGTCTGGGTGCTGCTGCTGGAGACGCGGGGCTTCTCCTTCACCGAGATCGCGCTGCTCGATTCGGTCTTCTTCGCCGCGCTCGTCGTCTCGGAGATACCGACCGGCTACCTCGGCGACCGCCTCGGCCGCCGGAACGCGCTGGTCCTCGGCACGCTCGGCGTCGCGGGGGCCGCCGCGGCGTTCGGCCTCGCGGAGTCGTTCGTCGGCTTCCTCGGGGTCTATCTCGCGTGGGCGGTGGCGACGACGCTCCGGACCGGCAACGACAGCGCGTGGCTCTACGACGCGCTCGACGCTCACGGGCGCGCGGCGTCGTTCGCCGCGGTCCGCGGTCGGGGGCTGGCGGCCTTCCTCGGCGTCGGCGCCGTCGCCTCCGTCGCGGGCGGCTACCTGTTCACCCTCGACCCGCGGTACCCGTTCTTCGCCACGGCGGCGGTCAACACGGTCGCGGCCGGCGTCCTCCTCACCTTCCCCGAGTTCGACGGCCGCGACGGGACGCGGTTCACGGTCGGGGACGCGGCGACGGCGGTCAGACGGCTCTCGCGGCCCGGCCTCCGCGGGTTCGTCCTCTACCTCGCGGCGTTCTGGGCGGTCGGGTGGTCGGCGGACCTGTTCGTCCAGCCGGTGACGACCCGCGCCGGCCTCGACGCGGTCGGGCTCGGACTGCTGTACGCCGGCTTCACGGCCGTCTCCGCGGTCGCCGTGAACTACGCCGACCGCATCGCGTCGGCGGCGGGGTTGGGTCGCCTGCTCGGCGTCTCGCCGTTCCTCCTCGGCGGGGTGTTCGTCGCCGTCGCCCTCGCGCCCGCGCTCGCCGTGCCCGCGTTCCTGACCGCGCGCCTGCTCCTCAACGTCACCGCGCCCGTCGCGGAGGGGTACCTGAACGACCGGACGCCCTCGCTCGGGCGGGCCACGGCGCTGTCGGCGTTCTCGATGGCCGTCTCGCTCGCCACGATACCCGTCAAGCTCGTCGCCGGGCCGCTGGCCGACCGCTCGCTGTTCCTCGCGCTCGGGGCGCTCGGGGCGGGCCTGCTGGTCGTCGCGGCCGTGCTGTTCGCGTGGGAGCGGCCGGTGGCGGACCCGCCCGCGCGGTAG
- a CDS encoding helix-turn-helix domain-containing protein yields the protein MSVIVEYTLRSPDLVLTPTFAATAARMVIEDTVGTDPRRPVLFGWVEGDLDGFAAAVAEDPTVAEARLLSEAEDSHLYRIQVAGATELVTYPELTRLGAARLDCRFEDGVWYARTRFPDADSFEAYTEFLADHGADLDVRRRYEADGTGREFDGLTEPQREALVLAYRRGYFEVPRAVTTGDLAAELGVSTQAVSERLRRGCARLVEQSVGV from the coding sequence ATGAGCGTCATCGTCGAGTACACCCTTCGGTCGCCCGACCTCGTCCTCACGCCGACCTTCGCCGCGACGGCTGCGCGGATGGTCATCGAGGACACGGTCGGCACCGACCCCCGGCGGCCCGTCCTGTTCGGGTGGGTGGAGGGCGACCTCGACGGCTTCGCCGCGGCCGTCGCCGAGGACCCCACCGTCGCGGAGGCGCGGCTGTTGAGCGAGGCCGAGGACAGCCACCTCTACCGGATACAGGTGGCCGGGGCGACGGAACTGGTCACGTACCCGGAGCTCACCCGGCTCGGTGCCGCGCGGCTGGACTGTCGGTTCGAGGACGGCGTCTGGTACGCGCGGACGCGCTTTCCCGACGCCGACTCCTTCGAGGCGTACACGGAGTTCCTCGCCGACCACGGCGCGGACCTCGACGTGCGGCGCCGCTACGAGGCCGACGGCACGGGCCGGGAGTTCGACGGCCTCACGGAACCCCAGCGTGAGGCGCTGGTGTTGGCCTACCGCCGCGGCTACTTCGAGGTGCCGCGCGCGGTGACGACCGGCGACCTCGCCGCGGAGCTGGGCGTCTCGACGCAGGCGGTGAGCGAGCGGCTCCGTCGGGGGTGTGCCCGGCTCGTGGAGCAGTCGGTCGGCGTCTGA